The genomic DNA GCCATCGAGAATGCCGTTCAGGGGGTGGTAGGCCGCACCGCAGTACTGACCGACGGTGGAGAAGTAGTGGGGGGTCCCGAAGACCGCTCCCCATCCCCAGAGATGGATGCGATGGAAATCGTTGATCGCGGGAAGAAGCTTGCGGGGGTCGTCCTGGCGGATCGCCTTGAATTTTTCAGCCACCGTACTGAGCGCCTCCTCCCAGGAGATCGCGACCCATTTGGGATCCACTCCCGGCCCTTTTTCCGGGTTGGTGCGCTTCAGGGGGGTTTTGACCCTGTTGGGATCGTAAAGCCGCATGATCCCTGCCTGCCCCTTGGGACACAGCTTCCCGCGATTGCTGGGGTTGTCGGGGTCGCCTTCGATCTTCACGACGACGCCGTCCACAACGTGAGCCCTGATCGCGCAGCTGTGAATGCACATCTTGCACGCGCTCTTAGCCCAGTAATCCTTCTGTGCCACCAGTTCACTCTGTTTCAATGGTCGTCCTCCTCTTCTGTGCAGAAGCTATTTGTGATCCGTTATCTACATCTCGACAGCCTGGAGCGGACTATGGTTTTCCTGTCATCTTCGCTCCCCCCTCGCACGCAACCCCCTGGAAGCCCGCAAGGCCCCCCTGCCGGTATTTACGACGGACAACATGGACGACAGCTCGATCCTCTCCGGGCAGGTGTAAATGTTCAGCTTATCCCCCCGGGCGAAACCGATGACCGTGATGTTCAGATCTTCGGCCAGGCCCAGTGCGAGATCGGTCGGCGCCGAGCGGGCCACGAGAATGGGGATGTTCATCTTGGCCACCTTCAGCAGGATCTCCGATGAAACCCTTCCGCTGAAAAAGAGAACATGTCCGGACAGGTCCAGATCCAGCAGGTAGGCCCGGCCAAGGAGCTTGTCGAGCACGTTGTGCCGCCCGATATCATGACAGACGTAGCGGACCTCCCCCGCATACCCTATCCCGCCGTTGTGAAGCCCTCCCGTCTCCTTGAAGAGGGAGGAGTTCTCCTCCAGGTAGTTGGCGTAGTAAACGGCTTCTTCGAGAGCGATTCGTGATTTCGACTCCTGGACCCTGACCAGCTCGGCGTCGTTCTCAAAGTTGAAGGATGCCCGGCTCTTGCCGCAGCAGGCAGACATGACCCGGCGGTTCATGGCGCTTTTCTGGGCCGGACGCGGCCTGCCTTCAACCCGGATAATGTTTTCCGCGCAGTGATGCCCGATCGTGTACAGGTCGCTCCGCTCCCGAACAAAGCCTTCGGAGATCAGAAAACCGATCGTCAATTCCTTGATCTGGCTCGGAGAGCACAGGACGGTGACGATCTCTTCTTTGTTGAAGTAAATCGTTATCGGCACTTCTCGAACAACCGAATCCTCAACCTGCCACCTTTGCCTCCCCCTGACCTTGATGACGGGCAGCTTTATGGTCTCGTCGATCATTTCACTTATCCCTTCCTGGCAAAACGGTGTTATTAAGGACCGGCAGGCCGGCAATTCGCTCTTGTCGGTAAAAAATAGTTTGATATTAAGTACTTAGTTGTTTTTGCCGCTCATTCTTGCTTCGATATACGAATATGGCAATAATGATGCCAGGCCCAGCAAGGTCGGGTAAGTATGGAAAAACAAACGATGTTTGTTCAATGCTCGGGTGGGAGA from Desulfuromonas sp. TF includes the following:
- the fdhD gene encoding formate dehydrogenase accessory sulfurtransferase FdhD, with amino-acid sequence MIDETIKLPVIKVRGRQRWQVEDSVVREVPITIYFNKEEIVTVLCSPSQIKELTIGFLISEGFVRERSDLYTIGHHCAENIIRVEGRPRPAQKSAMNRRVMSACCGKSRASFNFENDAELVRVQESKSRIALEEAVYYANYLEENSSLFKETGGLHNGGIGYAGEVRYVCHDIGRHNVLDKLLGRAYLLDLDLSGHVLFFSGRVSSEILLKVAKMNIPILVARSAPTDLALGLAEDLNITVIGFARGDKLNIYTCPERIELSSMLSVVNTGRGALRASRGLRARGERR